A window from Thermincola ferriacetica encodes these proteins:
- the sleB gene encoding spore cortex-lytic enzyme, protein MSEKINNNYLEKYLKVLFILGIIVSMMFATVVPGFDSQKGLNRILSFGKMGSDVRWVQHKLNEQGFQVGAVDGIYGFTTLNRVKEFQKKNNLAVTGTVDEKTFARLNGTGEDNGRKQHVGRNSFGVKLSEKDLLLLARAVNGEARGEPFEGQVAVAAVILNRVESPQFPKSVPGVIFQRGAFDAVEDGQIWLQPSREAIRAAYVAAQGKDNTGGALYYFNPAKSTSRWIWTRPQIKQIGNHIFAK, encoded by the coding sequence TTGTCAGAAAAAATAAACAATAATTATTTGGAAAAATATCTAAAGGTTCTCTTTATCTTGGGTATCATTGTTTCCATGATGTTTGCCACTGTTGTTCCAGGTTTTGACAGCCAGAAAGGATTAAACAGAATTCTGAGTTTCGGAAAAATGGGGTCTGACGTAAGGTGGGTTCAGCACAAACTCAACGAACAAGGTTTTCAGGTTGGAGCTGTGGATGGGATTTATGGCTTCACCACCTTAAACCGGGTCAAAGAGTTTCAGAAAAAGAACAACCTGGCCGTTACGGGTACTGTAGATGAAAAAACCTTTGCCCGGTTAAACGGTACCGGCGAGGACAATGGCAGAAAACAGCACGTTGGTAGGAATAGTTTCGGTGTAAAACTTTCGGAGAAAGATCTGCTGCTATTGGCCAGGGCTGTAAACGGCGAGGCCAGAGGAGAACCTTTTGAAGGACAGGTTGCCGTCGCAGCTGTAATTCTAAACAGGGTAGAATCTCCCCAGTTTCCCAAGTCCGTCCCCGGTGTAATATTTCAGAGGGGCGCCTTTGATGCTGTTGAGGACGGTCAAATATGGTTACAACCGTCAAGGGAGGCTATCCGTGCTGCTTATGTAGCTGCTCAGGGTAAGGACAACACAGGGGGTGCTCTCTATTATTTCAATCCTGCGAAATCCACCAGCAGGTGGATATGGACCAGGCCACAAATTAAACAAATTGGCAACCACATTTTTGCCAAGTAG
- a CDS encoding deoxyribonuclease IV, whose product MRIGMHVKIGQGLPEAVKSAVSYGCNTFQMFSRSPRGGKARPFTEEELNEFHRLVTENKIFPVIVHMPYILNLANPDEEMHKYAVRLILEDLERADQLQAQYLVLHVGSHRGTGEEIGLRQMVNGLAEIINNYAGQVTILLENTAGAGHELGYRFEHLAWIMERLKTDKVAVCFDTCHAFGAGYNLVTEEAVQKTLQDFDSVIGLHLLKVIHANDSAYPLGSKKDRHAHIGKGLIGPEGFRTLLHDQRLHEVPFILETPVDKEGDWVSNLKTLRSLAE is encoded by the coding sequence ATGAGAATAGGTATGCATGTAAAAATTGGCCAGGGCCTGCCGGAAGCGGTCAAATCGGCCGTTTCATACGGATGTAATACTTTTCAGATGTTTTCAAGAAGCCCAAGAGGAGGTAAGGCGCGCCCTTTTACTGAGGAAGAGCTCAATGAGTTTCATAGGTTAGTAACGGAAAATAAGATTTTCCCTGTAATAGTACATATGCCTTATATTTTAAACCTGGCTAACCCCGATGAAGAAATGCACAAATATGCTGTCCGGCTCATCCTGGAAGATCTGGAACGTGCCGATCAACTGCAGGCGCAGTACTTGGTACTGCACGTCGGCTCTCACCGGGGAACCGGAGAGGAAATAGGTTTGCGGCAGATGGTAAATGGTTTGGCAGAAATAATCAACAACTATGCCGGCCAGGTGACCATTTTGCTAGAGAATACTGCCGGCGCAGGCCATGAGTTAGGCTACCGATTCGAGCATTTGGCGTGGATCATGGAAAGACTGAAAACAGATAAAGTGGCCGTTTGTTTTGATACTTGCCATGCTTTTGGCGCCGGTTATAACCTGGTTACGGAGGAAGCTGTGCAAAAAACTTTACAGGATTTTGACAGCGTTATTGGTCTGCATTTGCTTAAAGTTATTCATGCAAATGATTCCGCCTACCCGCTTGGGTCAAAAAAGGACAGGCATGCCCACATTGGCAAGGGCCTTATTGGCCCCGAAGGCTTTCGGACGCTGTTGCATGACCAAAGACTTCATGAGGTGCCGTTTATTCTGGAGACTCCTGTAGATAAAGAAGGTGATTGGGTAAGCAACTTGAAGACCTTGCGGTCATTGGCAGAATAA